The following proteins come from a genomic window of Leisingera daeponensis DSM 23529:
- the hydA gene encoding dihydropyrimidinase — protein sequence MTARTVIKGGAIVAADRSYAADVAIEDGKIVQIGAGLTGDKVLDAEGCYVMPGGIDPHVHLEMPFMGTHSADDFESGTRAGLAGGTTMVVDFCLPSPGQSMLEALEAWHAKSKRACADYSFHMAVTWWSEQVFNEMQQVVDLGINTFKHFMAYKGALMVDDDELFDSFRRCAALGALPMVHAENGDVVATMQQKLLADGIRGPEGHGLSRPPEVEGEATNRAIMIADMAGVPLYVVHTSCEQAHEAIRRARQKGMRVYGEPLIQHLVLDESEYRNPNWDHAAQRVMSPPFRDKAHQDSLWAGLQAGSLQVVATDHCAFTVDQKRFGIGDFTKIPNGTGGLEDRMPVLWSEGVNTGRLTPNEFVAVTSTNIARILNIYPRKGAIVEGSDADLVVWDPKKSKVISPETQQSVVEYNVFSGREVTGLPRYTLSRGELAVDDGTVCATPGHGRFVERPAFPEVSKALSKWKQVTAPRQVVRSAENMPACV from the coding sequence ATGACTGCAAGAACCGTGATCAAGGGCGGCGCTATCGTTGCCGCCGACCGCAGCTATGCCGCCGATGTCGCCATCGAGGATGGCAAGATCGTGCAGATCGGCGCGGGCCTCACTGGCGACAAGGTGCTGGACGCCGAGGGCTGCTATGTCATGCCGGGCGGCATCGACCCGCATGTGCATCTGGAAATGCCCTTCATGGGCACCCATTCGGCGGACGACTTTGAATCCGGCACCCGCGCGGGCCTTGCCGGCGGCACCACCATGGTGGTGGACTTCTGCCTGCCCAGCCCCGGCCAGTCGATGCTGGAGGCGCTGGAGGCCTGGCACGCCAAGTCCAAACGCGCCTGTGCCGACTACTCCTTCCACATGGCGGTGACCTGGTGGAGCGAGCAGGTGTTCAATGAAATGCAGCAGGTCGTGGATCTGGGCATCAACACCTTCAAGCATTTCATGGCCTACAAGGGCGCGCTGATGGTGGACGATGACGAGCTGTTTGACAGCTTCCGCCGCTGCGCCGCGCTTGGCGCGCTGCCGATGGTGCATGCGGAAAACGGCGACGTGGTGGCCACCATGCAGCAGAAGCTGCTGGCCGACGGCATCCGCGGCCCCGAAGGCCATGGGCTGTCGCGCCCGCCCGAGGTCGAGGGCGAAGCCACCAACCGCGCCATCATGATCGCCGACATGGCGGGCGTGCCGCTGTACGTCGTGCATACCTCCTGCGAGCAGGCGCATGAGGCGATCCGCCGGGCGCGCCAGAAGGGCATGCGCGTCTATGGCGAGCCGCTGATCCAGCATCTGGTGCTGGACGAAAGCGAATACCGCAACCCCAATTGGGACCACGCCGCGCAGCGGGTGATGTCGCCGCCGTTCCGCGACAAGGCGCATCAGGACAGCCTGTGGGCCGGTCTTCAGGCAGGTTCTCTGCAGGTGGTGGCGACCGACCACTGCGCCTTTACCGTGGATCAGAAACGCTTTGGCATCGGCGATTTCACCAAGATCCCGAACGGCACCGGCGGGCTGGAGGACCGGATGCCGGTCCTGTGGAGCGAGGGCGTGAACACCGGGCGGCTGACACCGAACGAGTTTGTGGCCGTGACCTCGACCAATATCGCGCGTATCCTCAACATATACCCGCGCAAAGGGGCGATCGTGGAAGGCTCCGACGCCGATCTGGTGGTGTGGGATCCGAAGAAGTCCAAGGTGATCTCGCCCGAAACCCAGCAGTCGGTGGTGGAGTACAACGTCTTCTCCGGCCGCGAGGTGACCGGCCTGCCGCGCTATACCCTCAGCCGCGGCGAACTGGCGGTGGACGACGGCACCGTCTGCGCCACCCCGGGGCATGGGCGTTTTGTCGAACGGCCCGCGTTCCCCGAGGTCAGCAAGGCGCTGTCCAAGTGGAAACAGGTCACCGCGCCGCGCCAGGTTGTGCGCTCGGCTGAAAACATGCCGGCCTGCGTCTGA
- a CDS encoding SDR family NAD(P)-dependent oxidoreductase — translation MADPRALFDLSGRTACITGASSGLGRRAAIALAAAGAQVVAVARRAEALESLCAEIGPSAAYAVADVADRSALEALRDTVTAPFGAPDILIHAAGINTRQPADDVTTEGWDRTLALNLTAPFFLSQALVPAMKDRGWGRIVNFASLQTTRAFPGGIAYGASKGGIGQLTRAMAEAWSPHGITANAIGPGFFPTELTQAVFKDDARAARNAAQTCIGRNGRLEDLDGPLLFLCSEASAYVTGQILMVDGGFTAK, via the coding sequence ATGGCTGACCCGCGCGCCCTGTTCGATCTGTCAGGCCGCACCGCCTGCATCACCGGCGCCAGCTCCGGGCTGGGGCGGCGCGCGGCCATCGCGCTGGCCGCCGCCGGGGCGCAGGTGGTGGCGGTGGCGCGCCGGGCGGAGGCTTTGGAAAGCCTTTGTGCAGAGATCGGACCAAGCGCGGCTTACGCGGTCGCGGATGTGGCAGACCGCAGCGCGCTGGAGGCGCTGCGGGACACCGTCACAGCCCCCTTCGGCGCGCCGGACATCCTGATCCACGCAGCCGGCATCAACACGCGGCAGCCTGCGGATGACGTGACCACGGAAGGCTGGGACCGGACCCTGGCGCTGAACCTGACGGCGCCCTTCTTCCTGAGCCAGGCCTTGGTGCCTGCGATGAAGGACCGGGGCTGGGGGCGGATCGTCAATTTCGCCTCGCTCCAGACAACCCGCGCCTTTCCCGGCGGCATCGCCTATGGCGCCAGCAAGGGCGGGATCGGCCAGCTGACCCGCGCCATGGCAGAGGCCTGGTCGCCCCACGGCATCACCGCCAACGCGATCGGACCGGGCTTCTTCCCGACCGAGCTGACCCAGGCGGTGTTCAAGGATGACGCCCGCGCCGCCCGCAATGCCGCGCAGACCTGCATCGGCCGCAACGGGCGGCTGGAGGATCTCGACGGGCCGCTGCTGTTCCTGTGTTCGGAGGCGTCGGCCTATGTCACCGGGCAAATCCTGATGGTTGACGGGGGGTTCACCGCGAAATGA
- a CDS encoding alcohol dehydrogenase catalytic domain-containing protein translates to MKALVYEGVETLAVRDVPMAAGQPGEQLIRIHASGICGSDMHAYLGHDNRRPAPLILGHEAAGVIEDGADAGRRVTINPLVTCGSCAACASARENLCASRQIISMPPREGAFAQFVTMPERNLVTVPDAVPLAKAALAEPLAVSWHAARLALEALHPDTERRALVIGGGAIGLAAALALRAMGVEDVTIQEPNAARRAFLTGRCGQQAVAEFRGMVPLVVDAVGYAATRAAASAAAAPGGVIAHTGLGEDTGGLDIRRMTLQEITFIGTYTYTAQDFRDTAQAIFDGRLGPLDWPETRPLSDGAAAFRDLRSGAVAAPKIILDPWA, encoded by the coding sequence ATGAAAGCCTTGGTTTATGAAGGGGTTGAGACGCTTGCGGTCCGTGATGTGCCGATGGCCGCGGGCCAGCCGGGCGAGCAGCTGATCCGCATTCATGCCTCCGGCATCTGCGGGTCTGACATGCACGCCTATCTGGGCCACGACAACCGCCGGCCCGCACCGCTGATCCTCGGGCACGAGGCCGCCGGAGTGATCGAGGACGGGGCGGATGCGGGCCGGCGGGTGACAATCAACCCGCTGGTCACCTGCGGCAGCTGCGCCGCCTGCGCATCGGCGCGCGAAAACCTCTGCGCCAGCCGCCAGATCATCTCGATGCCCCCGCGCGAGGGCGCCTTCGCCCAGTTCGTGACGATGCCGGAGCGCAACCTGGTGACCGTGCCGGATGCAGTACCGCTGGCAAAGGCCGCGCTGGCCGAGCCGCTGGCGGTCAGCTGGCACGCCGCCCGGCTGGCGCTGGAGGCGCTGCACCCGGACACCGAACGCCGCGCGCTGGTGATCGGCGGCGGTGCCATCGGGCTGGCGGCGGCACTGGCGCTGCGGGCGATGGGGGTGGAGGACGTCACGATCCAGGAACCCAACGCTGCGCGCCGGGCCTTCCTGACCGGCCGCTGCGGCCAGCAGGCGGTGGCGGAGTTTCGGGGCATGGTGCCGCTGGTGGTCGACGCCGTAGGCTATGCCGCCACCCGCGCCGCCGCCTCGGCGGCTGCCGCACCGGGCGGGGTGATTGCCCATACCGGCCTGGGCGAAGACACCGGCGGTTTGGATATCCGGCGCATGACCCTGCAGGAAATCACCTTCATCGGCACCTACACCTATACCGCGCAGGACTTCCGCGACACCGCGCAGGCCATCTTTGACGGCCGCCTCGGCCCGCTGGACTGGCCCGAAACACGGCCGCTGTCAGACGGCGCCGCTGCCTTTCGCGATCTGCGCAGCGGCGCGGTGGCGGCGCCCAAGATCATCCTCGACCCCTGGGCCTGA
- the comE gene encoding sulfopyruvate decarboxylase subunit beta, with the protein MIRSEILKEIAPILRNELVVCNIGIPSQELHAIDDQPSNFYMLGTMGLASSIGLGLALAQPKPVIVIDGDGSILTNLGTLPTIGNNAPGNYILMIIDNGSYGSTGDQPTYTSQRTDLAGMARAAGCARVVEVQDKDTGPALEDALASGEATVLVVKCDSGNAKMPVITMDPVVIRDRFMKAVAG; encoded by the coding sequence ATGATCCGTTCCGAAATCCTGAAAGAGATCGCGCCGATCCTGCGCAACGAGCTGGTGGTCTGCAACATCGGCATTCCGTCGCAAGAACTGCACGCCATCGACGACCAGCCCAGCAATTTCTACATGCTGGGCACCATGGGGCTGGCCTCCTCCATCGGCTTGGGGCTGGCGCTGGCGCAGCCGAAGCCGGTCATCGTGATCGACGGGGACGGCTCGATCCTGACCAACCTCGGCACCCTGCCCACCATCGGCAACAACGCGCCCGGCAACTACATCCTGATGATCATCGACAACGGCTCCTACGGCTCCACCGGCGATCAGCCGACCTACACCAGCCAGCGCACCGATCTAGCCGGCATGGCCCGCGCGGCCGGCTGCGCCCGGGTGGTGGAGGTGCAGGACAAGGACACCGGCCCCGCGCTGGAGGACGCGCTGGCCAGCGGCGAGGCGACGGTTCTGGTGGTCAAATGCGACAGCGGCAACGCCAAGATGCCGGTGATCACGATGGACCCGGTGGTGATCCGCGACCGCTTCATGAAGGCCGTGGCCGGCTGA
- a CDS encoding DUF1330 domain-containing protein gives MPKAYWIAHVTVTNPDPYKLYAEGATEAFKTFGARVLARGGACEQMEGDGHPRNVVIEFDSMEAALSCYNSPEYQAAKAHREGAGLANIVIVEGAPG, from the coding sequence ATGCCCAAAGCCTATTGGATTGCCCATGTCACTGTGACCAATCCCGATCCCTACAAGCTCTATGCCGAAGGCGCGACGGAGGCGTTCAAGACATTCGGCGCCCGCGTTCTGGCCCGCGGCGGCGCCTGCGAGCAGATGGAGGGCGACGGCCATCCGCGCAACGTGGTGATCGAGTTCGACTCGATGGAAGCCGCGCTGAGCTGCTACAACTCGCCGGAATACCAGGCCGCCAAAGCGCACCGCGAGGGCGCGGGGCTGGCCAATATCGTGATTGTCGAAGGCGCGCCCGGCTGA
- a CDS encoding TRAP transporter large permease — translation MLWNSLNQTVELGWDFYLPVIMFVALIALAVPVWAAIGAAAITMLVMSGDLPLSAIGESLFTGIDAFALTAVPLFILTGDVLVRTGLSKKFLDVAEALTCWTRGGFGSATVLVCGMFAAISGSDAAGAAAVGRMTIARLVESGYPRPYACALVAAGACTGILIPPSIAYIIIGLVLGISASTLFLAALIPGLAILVSILVTNIIMNRLYTYETGGNMGLGEWLGNLGHALKTGWYAFIVPGIIFYGIFSGRLTPTEAGATAVVVTILMGFILGTLKLSDFPAMLVSSAKVNGVILPIIAFSAPLAEALAIMGVPQGFVTAVTGLTDDPSVLILLMICILIAAGCVMETTPNIVILAPILKPLADNIGMNEIQFCIMMITALGVGFITPPLGLNLFVVSGITGESILKIAARAIPFVLTMLIVVLLIAYIPPISTTLLPDIYK, via the coding sequence ATGCTGTGGAATTCACTCAATCAAACGGTCGAGCTGGGCTGGGATTTCTACCTGCCGGTGATCATGTTCGTGGCGCTGATTGCGCTGGCGGTGCCGGTCTGGGCGGCCATCGGTGCTGCTGCCATCACCATGCTGGTGATGTCGGGAGATCTGCCGCTCAGCGCCATCGGCGAAAGCCTGTTCACCGGCATCGACGCCTTTGCGCTGACCGCAGTGCCGCTGTTCATCCTGACCGGCGACGTTCTGGTGCGCACCGGCCTCAGCAAGAAATTCCTCGATGTGGCAGAGGCGCTGACCTGCTGGACGCGCGGCGGCTTCGGCTCTGCCACGGTGCTGGTCTGCGGCATGTTCGCGGCAATCTCCGGCTCTGACGCAGCCGGCGCCGCCGCTGTCGGGCGGATGACCATCGCCCGGCTGGTCGAAAGCGGCTACCCCCGCCCCTATGCCTGCGCGCTGGTGGCAGCGGGCGCCTGCACCGGCATCCTGATCCCGCCCTCCATCGCCTATATCATCATCGGCCTGGTGCTGGGCATTTCCGCCTCCACCCTGTTCTTGGCGGCGCTGATCCCGGGCCTTGCGATCCTGGTGTCGATCCTGGTCACCAATATCATCATGAACCGGCTTTATACCTATGAAACCGGCGGCAACATGGGGCTGGGCGAATGGCTGGGCAACCTGGGCCATGCGCTGAAAACCGGCTGGTATGCCTTCATCGTGCCGGGGATCATCTTCTACGGCATCTTCTCCGGCCGCCTGACCCCGACCGAGGCCGGCGCCACGGCGGTGGTCGTCACCATCCTGATGGGCTTCATCCTGGGCACCCTCAAGCTCTCGGACTTCCCGGCGATGCTGGTCAGCTCCGCCAAGGTGAACGGGGTGATCCTGCCGATCATCGCCTTCTCCGCCCCGCTGGCAGAGGCGCTGGCGATCATGGGCGTGCCGCAGGGGTTCGTCACTGCGGTGACCGGGCTGACCGATGACCCCTCCGTGCTGATCCTGCTGATGATCTGCATCCTGATCGCCGCCGGCTGCGTGATGGAAACAACCCCCAATATCGTGATCCTGGCACCGATCCTGAAGCCCTTGGCCGACAACATCGGCATGAACGAAATCCAGTTCTGCATCATGATGATCACCGCGCTGGGGGTCGGCTTCATCACCCCGCCCTTGGGCCTGAACCTGTTCGTCGTCTCCGGCATCACCGGCGAGTCCATCCTCAAGATCGCCGCCCGTGCCATCCCCTTTGTTCTGACCATGCTGATCGTGGTGCTGCTGATCGCCTACATCCCGCCGATCTCGACCACGCTGCTTCCTGACATCTACAAGTAG
- a CDS encoding NCS1 family nucleobase:cation symporter-1: MADVTSGYSASGAEAPPRVDLTGIDPELYNEDQLPTTAAERTWDWLAIAALWVGMVVCIPTYLLASYLIGSGMSWDQAVLTILAANAIVLIPMVLVGHAGTKYGIPFPVLLRSSFGPTGAKIPAVARGIVACGWFGIQTWVGGSAIFVILNTLTGGALAGEALPVLGISAGEFICFLAFWALHLYFIANGTESIRWLETYAAPFLLAMGLALLAWAYVNAGGFGEMLSAPSAFDPGQPQEGQFWVVFWPSLTGMIGFWATLALNIPDFTRHAKSQKDQLLGQLVGLPIPMALFAFIASAVTSATVVIYGEAIWDPIQLSEKMGGFSVIIALFALIVATLTTNLAANVVAPAHGFSNLAPSKINLKRGGYITAGIGIAMFPWVLVNHIIGWLIAYSALLGPIAGVMLADYYLLRKTKLEVADLFKMNGIYSGSNGTNWAGVWALVIGILPNLPGFLAGVGITAGTSDFFATIYTYAWFVGLFVAGAAYLVLSKILNK, translated from the coding sequence ATGGCTGATGTAACCAGCGGGTATTCCGCGTCCGGCGCCGAGGCGCCGCCGCGGGTGGATCTGACCGGGATCGACCCCGAACTTTATAACGAGGACCAGCTGCCGACGACGGCAGCGGAACGCACCTGGGACTGGCTGGCAATTGCCGCGCTTTGGGTGGGCATGGTGGTCTGTATCCCGACCTACCTGCTGGCCTCCTACCTGATCGGCTCCGGCATGAGCTGGGATCAGGCGGTGCTGACCATTCTCGCCGCCAATGCCATCGTGCTGATCCCGATGGTGCTGGTGGGCCATGCCGGCACCAAATACGGCATCCCCTTCCCGGTGCTCTTGCGCTCCTCCTTCGGGCCGACCGGCGCCAAGATCCCGGCCGTGGCCCGCGGCATCGTCGCCTGCGGCTGGTTCGGCATCCAGACCTGGGTCGGCGGCTCGGCGATCTTTGTGATCCTCAACACCCTGACCGGCGGTGCGCTGGCGGGCGAGGCGCTGCCGGTGCTGGGCATCAGCGCGGGCGAGTTCATCTGCTTCCTCGCCTTCTGGGCGCTGCACCTCTACTTCATCGCCAACGGCACCGAGTCGATCCGCTGGCTGGAGACCTATGCAGCCCCGTTCCTGCTGGCGATGGGCCTGGCGCTCCTGGCCTGGGCCTATGTCAACGCGGGCGGCTTCGGCGAGATGCTGTCGGCCCCCAGCGCCTTTGATCCGGGCCAGCCGCAGGAAGGCCAGTTCTGGGTCGTCTTCTGGCCGAGCCTCACCGGCATGATCGGTTTCTGGGCGACGCTGGCGCTGAACATCCCCGACTTCACCCGCCACGCCAAAAGCCAGAAAGACCAGCTGCTGGGCCAATTGGTCGGCCTGCCGATCCCGATGGCGCTGTTTGCCTTCATCGCCTCCGCCGTGACCTCGGCCACCGTGGTGATCTATGGCGAAGCGATCTGGGATCCGATCCAGCTGTCTGAGAAGATGGGCGGGTTCTCGGTGATCATCGCGCTGTTTGCGCTGATCGTGGCGACGCTGACCACCAACCTGGCGGCAAACGTGGTGGCCCCGGCGCACGGGTTCTCGAACCTGGCGCCGAGCAAGATCAACCTCAAGCGCGGCGGCTATATCACCGCAGGTATCGGCATTGCCATGTTCCCCTGGGTCCTGGTGAACCACATCATCGGCTGGCTGATCGCCTATTCGGCGCTCCTGGGTCCGATCGCGGGCGTGATGCTGGCGGACTACTACCTGCTGCGCAAGACCAAGCTTGAAGTGGCTGACCTGTTCAAGATGAACGGCATCTATTCCGGCAGCAACGGCACCAACTGGGCCGGTGTCTGGGCGCTGGTGATCGGCATCCTGCCGAACCTGCCGGGCTTCCTGGCCGGTGTCGGCATCACTGCGGGCACCTCGGACTTCTTTGCCACGATCTACACCTACGCCTGGTTCGTGGGCCTGTTCGTGGCCGGCGCCGCCTATCTGGTGCTGTCCAAGATCCTGAACAAGTGA
- a CDS encoding universal stress protein translates to MYDNILVPMALDHGVSGTTLKAAATLCNPGGQITALHVYEPPHSSVTAYLDEDTVREGFDKAREALALKTAGLGNVTAEIVKGRSYRAIVEYAEQHGMDCIVVGSHKPGLSDFFLGSTAARVVRHAPCAVHVCRTS, encoded by the coding sequence ATGTATGACAATATCCTGGTTCCCATGGCCCTGGATCACGGGGTGTCCGGAACAACGCTGAAGGCCGCCGCCACCCTATGCAATCCCGGCGGGCAGATCACCGCGCTGCACGTCTATGAGCCGCCGCACAGCTCGGTCACCGCCTACCTGGACGAAGACACCGTGCGCGAAGGCTTCGACAAGGCCCGCGAGGCGCTGGCCCTGAAAACCGCAGGCCTCGGCAATGTCACCGCAGAAATCGTCAAGGGACGGTCCTACCGGGCCATTGTCGAATACGCCGAACAGCACGGCATGGACTGCATCGTCGTCGGCTCCCACAAACCGGGGCTCAGCGACTTTTTCCTCGGCTCTACCGCCGCCCGCGTGGTCCGCCACGCGCCCTGCGCGGTGCATGTCTGCCGCACTTCCTGA
- the comD gene encoding sulfopyruvate decarboxylase subunit alpha — translation MNIDKRIADDLAANGVSFVTTVPCKQLAGVIEEIDQRDDIFHIPSNKEDEGMGLCAGAWMGGKRPAIIMQNTAIGVTINTLATLIQYYRMPLPMLISYRGELREPVACQVEMAVHTKALLGQLNIPTYHFHWQRDVEEFDNILKYTFMCNKPVAILTDANFWGGYGDQ, via the coding sequence ATGAATATCGACAAGAGGATCGCTGACGATCTGGCGGCCAACGGCGTCTCCTTCGTCACGACCGTGCCCTGCAAGCAGCTGGCCGGCGTGATCGAGGAGATCGACCAGCGCGACGACATCTTCCATATCCCCTCCAACAAGGAGGATGAGGGCATGGGGCTCTGCGCCGGCGCCTGGATGGGCGGCAAGCGCCCGGCCATCATCATGCAGAACACTGCCATCGGGGTCACCATCAACACGCTGGCGACGCTGATCCAGTATTACCGGATGCCGCTGCCGATGCTGATCTCCTACCGCGGCGAGCTGCGCGAGCCGGTGGCCTGCCAGGTGGAGATGGCAGTGCATACCAAGGCGCTCTTGGGCCAGCTCAACATCCCCACCTACCACTTCCACTGGCAGCGGGATGTCGAGGAGTTCGACAACATCCTGAAATACACCTTCATGTGCAACAAGCCCGTTGCCATCCTGACCGACGCCAACTTCTGGGGAGGCTATGGCGACCAATGA
- a CDS encoding Zn-dependent hydrolase, which produces MKDVQSNARINGSRLWDTLMEMAQKGPGLRGGCNRQTLTDADKEGRDLFKRWCEESGMSVGVDSMGNMFARLEGAEPDLDPVMMGSHLDTQPTGGKYDGVLGVLAGLEVVRSIRDQGIRTRRPIVVVNWTNEEGTRFAPAMLSSGVFAGVHTQDWAYAREDAEGKKFGEELARIGYAGDEPVGNRKMHAMFELHIEQGPILEAEGKDIGVVTHGQGLNWLQVTLTGQEAHTGSTPMPMRRNAGLGAARITTLVHEIAMSHQPDAVGAVGHCDYYPNSRNIVPGKVVFTIDFRSPSFDTQADMERRLREGAAKIAEELELGLEIEQVGHFDPVTFDENCVSAVRRAAEQLGYSHRNIISGAGHDACWINKVAPTAMVMCPCVDGLSHNEDEEISREWAAAGADVLLHAVLETAEVVE; this is translated from the coding sequence ATGAAAGACGTGCAAAGCAACGCCCGCATCAACGGCAGCCGCCTGTGGGACACGCTGATGGAGATGGCGCAGAAAGGCCCCGGCCTGCGCGGCGGATGCAACCGCCAGACGCTGACCGACGCCGACAAGGAAGGCCGCGACCTGTTCAAACGCTGGTGCGAGGAGTCCGGCATGTCCGTCGGCGTCGACAGCATGGGCAACATGTTCGCCCGCCTGGAAGGGGCCGAGCCGGATCTGGATCCGGTGATGATGGGCAGCCATCTGGACACCCAGCCCACGGGCGGCAAATACGACGGCGTGCTGGGCGTGCTGGCAGGGCTTGAGGTGGTGCGCTCGATCCGCGATCAGGGCATCCGGACCCGCCGCCCGATCGTGGTGGTGAACTGGACCAACGAGGAAGGCACGCGGTTTGCGCCCGCGATGCTGTCCTCCGGCGTTTTTGCGGGCGTTCATACACAGGACTGGGCCTATGCGCGCGAGGATGCGGAAGGCAAGAAGTTCGGCGAGGAACTGGCCCGCATCGGCTACGCGGGCGATGAGCCGGTGGGCAACCGCAAGATGCACGCGATGTTCGAGCTGCACATCGAGCAAGGCCCCATTCTGGAGGCCGAGGGCAAGGACATCGGCGTCGTGACCCATGGCCAGGGCCTGAACTGGCTGCAGGTGACGCTGACGGGCCAGGAGGCGCACACCGGCTCCACCCCGATGCCGATGCGCCGCAATGCGGGCCTGGGGGCCGCGCGGATCACGACGCTGGTGCATGAAATCGCGATGAGCCACCAGCCCGACGCCGTTGGTGCCGTGGGCCACTGCGATTATTACCCCAACAGCCGCAACATCGTGCCGGGCAAGGTGGTGTTCACCATCGACTTCCGCTCGCCCAGCTTTGACACGCAAGCGGACATGGAGCGCCGCCTGCGCGAGGGTGCCGCCAAGATCGCCGAGGAGCTGGAACTGGGCCTGGAAATCGAGCAGGTCGGCCATTTCGACCCGGTGACGTTCGACGAAAACTGCGTCTCTGCCGTGCGCCGTGCCGCCGAGCAGCTGGGCTATTCGCACCGCAACATCATCTCGGGCGCAGGCCATGACGCCTGCTGGATCAACAAGGTGGCGCCGACCGCGATGGTGATGTGCCCCTGCGTCGATGGGCTCAGCCACAACGAGGACGAGGAAATCAGCCGTGAATGGGCCGCGGCAGGGGCAGATGTGCTCTTGCATGCCGTGCTGGAAACGGCAGAAGTCGTGGAGTGA
- the hisD gene encoding histidinol dehydrogenase, protein MTREYLKKAALTPKSDASETHKTVQGILDDIEAGGDAKAMEYAAKFDRYEGNVLLTAEEIEAACAQVPEKLKADIRFSHDNVRRFAELQKSTMQNVETEISPGFITGQKVIPVEAAGCYVPGGRYSHIASAIMTVTTAKVAGCKHITACSPPRPGVGVAPAIVYAAHICGADKIMAMGGVQGVAAMTFGLFGLPKANILVGPGNQFVAEAKRILFGRVGIDMIAGPTDSLILADSTADAHIVATDLVSQAEHGYNSPVWLVTDDRALAEEVMRRVPDYIDDLPEVNRENATAAWRDYAEVILCKDREDMAACSDEYAPEHLTVQAADLDWWLEQLTCYGSLFLGEETTVSYGDKAAGTNHVLPTSRAASYTGGLSVHKYMKIVTWQRATREGSKPVAEATARIARLEGMEGHARAADVRLAKYFPDETFDLTANG, encoded by the coding sequence ATGACCCGAGAATACCTGAAGAAGGCTGCCCTGACCCCCAAGTCGGATGCCTCCGAGACCCATAAGACCGTGCAGGGCATCCTGGACGACATCGAGGCCGGCGGCGACGCCAAGGCGATGGAATATGCCGCCAAGTTCGACCGGTATGAGGGCAATGTGCTGCTGACGGCAGAGGAAATCGAGGCCGCCTGCGCGCAAGTGCCGGAGAAGCTGAAGGCCGACATCCGGTTTTCCCACGACAACGTCCGCCGCTTTGCAGAACTGCAGAAAAGCACGATGCAGAATGTGGAAACCGAAATTTCCCCCGGCTTCATCACCGGGCAGAAGGTCATCCCCGTAGAAGCGGCAGGCTGCTATGTGCCCGGCGGCCGCTACAGCCATATCGCCAGCGCCATTATGACCGTGACCACCGCCAAGGTCGCGGGCTGCAAGCATATCACCGCCTGCTCGCCGCCGCGCCCCGGCGTGGGCGTGGCCCCCGCTATCGTCTATGCCGCCCATATCTGCGGCGCGGACAAGATCATGGCGATGGGCGGCGTGCAGGGGGTTGCGGCGATGACTTTCGGCCTGTTCGGTCTGCCCAAGGCCAATATCCTGGTCGGTCCCGGCAACCAGTTCGTGGCGGAGGCCAAGCGCATCCTGTTCGGCCGCGTCGGCATCGACATGATCGCAGGCCCCACCGACAGCCTGATCCTGGCCGACAGCACCGCCGACGCCCATATCGTCGCAACCGATCTGGTGAGCCAGGCGGAGCATGGCTACAACTCCCCGGTCTGGCTGGTCACGGATGACCGCGCCCTGGCGGAAGAGGTGATGCGGCGGGTTCCGGACTACATCGACGACCTGCCCGAGGTGAACCGCGAGAACGCCACCGCCGCCTGGCGCGACTATGCCGAGGTGATCCTGTGCAAAGACCGCGAAGATATGGCGGCCTGCTCCGACGAATACGCGCCCGAGCATCTGACCGTGCAGGCAGCGGATCTGGACTGGTGGCTGGAGCAACTGACCTGTTACGGCTCGCTGTTTCTGGGCGAGGAGACCACGGTGTCCTACGGCGACAAGGCGGCGGGCACCAACCACGTGCTGCCGACCTCTCGCGCGGCCAGCTATACCGGCGGGCTGTCCGTTCACAAATACATGAAGATCGTCACCTGGCAGCGCGCCACCCGCGAAGGCTCGAAACCGGTGGCGGAGGCCACAGCGCGCATTGCCCGGCTGGAGGGGATGGAGGGCCACGCCCGTGCCGCCGATGTGCGGCTGGCCAAGTATTTCCCGGACGAAACCTTTGACCTGACCGCAAATGGCTGA